The Pseudoalteromonas translucida KMM 520 genome has a window encoding:
- a CDS encoding acyl-CoA dehydrogenase family protein yields MDFNLSEEQSAIAEMANSLFTDTCTDDFLRDYDEAGQGTMTQLWNSCIETGLHGVIIPEAIGGIDLGMTELSLVLQAQGGALGQVPLWRHQLVATAIAKFAGTELQTAAQAAAEGTNLLTLAFNLVNTHSEATLNVEKTNDGLSINGLVQSVAVAGLADFVLLPLTLDEQTRWALVATTAPGLTLVKGQMTQGEEVADLQLNNLLVNNAALLDSKANDWLVPRIFASLASLQLGVSEAQIKKTVEYISERQQFGRAIGTFQAVQMTMADTKIALEALRSNVWQLCYRLDNNLGCDHEALATAWHACEAGHSIGHKAQHVHGGFGVDVSYVIYRYLYWGRAISLNLGGSPALLAKLGDALTENNKLGWKYDLDENNAI; encoded by the coding sequence CGATACCTGTACCGATGACTTTCTTCGTGATTATGACGAAGCAGGCCAAGGCACCATGACGCAGTTATGGAACTCGTGTATAGAAACCGGGCTGCATGGGGTAATTATTCCCGAAGCAATTGGTGGCATTGACTTGGGTATGACCGAGCTGAGCTTAGTGTTACAGGCGCAAGGCGGGGCGTTAGGGCAAGTTCCTTTATGGCGTCATCAGCTGGTGGCCACTGCTATTGCAAAGTTTGCGGGTACAGAGCTACAAACTGCTGCACAAGCAGCGGCTGAGGGCACAAACTTATTAACGCTGGCATTTAACTTAGTAAATACTCACAGCGAAGCGACGCTCAACGTAGAAAAAACGAATGACGGCTTAAGCATTAATGGCTTGGTGCAGTCGGTTGCAGTTGCAGGACTCGCTGACTTTGTTTTACTGCCACTGACCCTTGATGAGCAAACACGCTGGGCACTAGTGGCAACAACAGCGCCAGGTTTAACCCTAGTTAAAGGGCAGATGACCCAAGGCGAAGAAGTTGCAGACTTACAACTAAATAACCTGCTTGTAAATAATGCAGCGTTACTCGATAGCAAAGCTAATGACTGGTTAGTGCCAAGAATATTCGCCTCTTTAGCATCGTTACAGTTAGGTGTAAGTGAAGCGCAAATTAAAAAAACTGTTGAATATATTAGTGAGCGCCAACAGTTTGGTCGCGCTATAGGCACTTTTCAAGCAGTACAAATGACCATGGCCGATACCAAAATTGCCCTTGAGGCATTACGTAGCAATGTATGGCAGTTGTGTTATCGCCTTGATAACAACTTAGGCTGCGATCACGAAGCGTTAGCAACAGCGTGGCACGCCTGCGAAGCGGGTCATTCTATTGGCCACAAAGCGCAGCATGTGCATGGCGGTTTTGGTGTAGATGTTAGTTACGTTATCTACCGATACCTCTATTGGGGCCGGGCTATTAGCCTAAACTTGGGCGGGAGTCCCGCATTATTGGCAAAACTTGGCGATGCCTTAACCGAAAATAATAAGCTGGGGTGGAAATATGACCTTGATGAAAACAATGCAATTTAA
- a CDS encoding MaoC family dehydratase — MKTMQFNDINVGDKLPEKAIPITVALISNGALATRDFFPGHHDKDAAIALGSPHIFMNILTTNGLVQSYVEGWSGPQSRLKNIDIKLGMPNYPGDVMTFMGEVTATDATTRTVDVGLAGKNKYGMHVTGTVQLVLP; from the coding sequence ATGAAAACAATGCAATTTAACGACATAAACGTAGGTGACAAGCTACCTGAAAAAGCGATTCCAATTACCGTGGCACTTATCTCTAATGGGGCTTTAGCAACGCGTGATTTTTTTCCAGGCCATCACGATAAAGATGCCGCTATTGCGCTGGGCTCACCGCATATTTTTATGAATATTTTAACCACTAATGGCTTAGTGCAAAGTTATGTAGAAGGCTGGAGCGGCCCACAAAGTCGTTTAAAAAATATTGATATTAAGTTAGGTATGCCTAATTACCCTGGCGATGTTATGACCTTTATGGGCGAAGTAACCGCAACCGATGCCACAACCCGCACTGTGGATGTAGGTTTAGCCGGCAAAAATAAATACGGCATGCATGTTACAGGTACCGTGCAATTGGTATTGCCATAA
- a CDS encoding lipid-transfer protein yields MNESISGKAAIVGLGATEFSKNSGRTELRLAMEATLAALKDAGIDPSEVDGFSSYSVDKVPEYEIARLLGCKEVKFFSQIPHGGGAACAPIVHAAMAVASGVAKTVVVYRAMNERSWYRFGTGDYGFSSTPIFENVNYGYYMPHGFHTPASWVGMFAQRYMHEYGATSEDFGLVAVAARDFAATNPAAFFYEKPITLADHQASKWICEPLHLLDCCQESDGAVAMIITSVERAKTLKNKPVVIKAGSQGIAEGQQSMTSYYRDDITGLPEMGIVAKELYAQSGLGPDDFQTAIIYDHFTPFVLPQLEEFGFVERGKAKEFIRAGHHQRGGKLPINTHGGQLGEAYIHGMNGVAEAVRQVRGTAVNQVDNVENVLVTAGTGVPTSGLILGAE; encoded by the coding sequence ATGAATGAGTCAATTAGTGGTAAAGCTGCCATTGTGGGTCTGGGTGCCACAGAGTTTTCTAAAAATTCAGGGCGTACTGAATTACGTTTAGCCATGGAGGCAACATTAGCAGCTTTAAAAGATGCGGGAATTGATCCCAGTGAAGTGGATGGCTTTAGTAGTTACTCAGTTGATAAAGTACCAGAGTACGAAATTGCGCGTTTATTAGGCTGTAAAGAGGTTAAGTTTTTTTCACAAATACCTCATGGCGGCGGCGCAGCGTGTGCACCTATAGTGCATGCAGCAATGGCTGTGGCCAGTGGTGTGGCTAAAACCGTAGTGGTATATCGGGCGATGAACGAGCGTTCTTGGTATCGTTTTGGTACTGGCGATTATGGTTTTTCATCAACCCCTATTTTTGAAAATGTGAATTACGGTTATTACATGCCCCATGGTTTTCATACTCCTGCAAGTTGGGTGGGTATGTTTGCACAGCGTTATATGCATGAGTATGGCGCTACATCAGAAGATTTTGGTCTTGTTGCGGTTGCCGCACGTGACTTTGCAGCAACTAACCCTGCGGCATTCTTTTACGAAAAACCAATTACTTTGGCCGATCACCAAGCGTCTAAGTGGATTTGTGAGCCGCTACATTTACTTGATTGTTGTCAAGAATCTGATGGTGCGGTAGCAATGATTATTACCAGTGTTGAGCGTGCAAAAACGCTAAAAAATAAACCTGTAGTAATTAAAGCCGGTTCGCAAGGTATTGCCGAAGGTCAGCAAAGTATGACCTCGTATTATCGCGACGACATTACCGGTTTACCCGAAATGGGCATAGTAGCAAAAGAGCTTTATGCACAATCAGGCCTAGGGCCTGATGATTTTCAAACCGCGATTATTTACGATCACTTTACCCCTTTTGTATTACCACAACTTGAAGAGTTTGGGTTTGTGGAACGTGGTAAAGCAAAGGAGTTTATTCGCGCAGGTCATCATCAGCGTGGTGGTAAGTTACCTATTAATACCCATGGAGGACAGTTAGGTGAAGCCTATATCCATGGTATGAATGGCGTGGCCGAAGCAGTACGACAAGTGCGTGGTACAGCAGTAAACCAAGTTGATAATGTTGAAAATGTACTCGTTACAGCGGGCACTGGTGTACCAACCAGCGGCTTAATTTTAGGCGCAGAGTAG
- a CDS encoding acyl-CoA dehydrogenase family protein, which yields MFIDLTPEQRALRLEVRDYFSQLMTPELRQKLRGSEGGEDFRKVVRQMGKDGWLAVGWPKEHGGQGYQATEQLIFFEEANIAGAPLLFVTISTVGPALMEYGTELQKEKFLPGIANGEIHFAIGYSEPNAGSDLATLKTKASLEGDNFIVNGNKLWTSGAESADYIWLAARTDQELARHKGVSIMILDTQSEGFSSTVIPTCSNPTAATYYDNVKVPQEMLVGELNGGWRLITSQLNHERLGLGSWSDKVVGLFRRVYLWANTADEQGKSAANNPWVRAALAECYAKLEAMRLINFRIAADLEKGHMDIALASITKVYGSECSIEILRKLIDIVGMNGMVRDDSAASFLMGELEYEVRASVTLTFGGGANELQRELIAQFGIGMPRAVR from the coding sequence ATGTTCATTGATTTAACACCAGAACAACGGGCGTTACGCCTAGAAGTACGTGATTATTTTTCTCAATTAATGACACCCGAACTGCGTCAAAAGCTAAGAGGCAGTGAAGGCGGCGAAGACTTCCGTAAGGTTGTACGTCAAATGGGTAAAGACGGCTGGTTAGCTGTTGGTTGGCCAAAAGAGCACGGCGGCCAAGGTTATCAAGCCACCGAGCAGCTAATCTTTTTTGAAGAAGCCAATATTGCAGGCGCGCCCCTACTATTTGTTACTATTAGCACAGTAGGTCCTGCGTTAATGGAATACGGTACTGAGTTACAAAAAGAAAAGTTTTTACCGGGTATTGCTAATGGCGAAATTCATTTTGCTATTGGTTATTCAGAGCCAAATGCGGGCTCTGATCTAGCCACTTTAAAAACCAAAGCTAGCTTAGAGGGCGACAACTTTATTGTTAATGGCAATAAGCTATGGACCTCAGGCGCTGAGTCGGCCGACTATATTTGGTTAGCGGCACGGACTGATCAAGAGCTGGCGCGTCACAAGGGGGTTTCTATTATGATTTTAGATACCCAAAGTGAAGGCTTTAGCAGCACAGTTATTCCAACGTGTTCAAACCCAACCGCGGCTACTTATTACGACAACGTAAAAGTACCTCAAGAAATGCTGGTGGGTGAATTAAATGGCGGTTGGCGTTTAATTACTTCGCAACTTAACCATGAACGTTTAGGTTTAGGATCGTGGTCAGATAAAGTGGTTGGATTATTTCGCCGAGTGTATTTGTGGGCTAATACCGCAGATGAGCAAGGCAAGTCTGCTGCTAATAATCCTTGGGTGCGCGCAGCGTTAGCTGAGTGTTACGCTAAGTTAGAAGCCATGCGCTTAATTAACTTTCGTATCGCCGCCGATTTAGAAAAAGGCCATATGGATATTGCTCTGGCGTCAATTACTAAAGTATATGGCTCAGAATGCTCAATTGAAATACTGCGTAAGCTGATTGATATTGTGGGAATGAATGGCATGGTGCGCGATGATTCTGCCGCGTCATTTTTAATGGGTGAGCTGGAATACGAAGTGCGTGCCTCGGTTACCTTAACCTTTGGTGGTGGTGCTAATGAGTTACAAAGAGAACTAATAGCCCAATTTGGTATTGGTATGCCACGCGCAGTGCGCTAA